A stretch of the Phycisphaerales bacterium genome encodes the following:
- a CDS encoding twin-arginine translocase subunit TatC, with protein MSNMTTDPHHPKAKKPPNGAVAADPNVIRMSFGDHLDELRKRLLLAIMAPIPLFIIVFIFSDDIIDWFLLPLYAALEEADLPKAVQVLTPPEFLLTQMKVGFIGALILSCPWLFWQAWLFIRPGLFPHERRFVYLLLPGSCILSIGGIALMYFAMLPLMLRVLILFGAALNPSPVLVNEAVESVTTSDLTKLAVVEQMPEAVTVGDAWVKMPERLLQIALPQTGSDGSTNELLIVSVPLPQGSTAIEQQFRLADYISFVLVLMLGICIAFQMPLVVMLLGWLNIASASWFKKRRKYALLVCAITSAILTPADAISMFLMLIPLYGLYEFGIVLLQILPAHRVISGKFFGSVANTTSDDEDETGDK; from the coding sequence ATGAGCAATATGACCACCGATCCACACCATCCTAAAGCAAAAAAGCCACCGAACGGGGCTGTTGCGGCTGATCCGAATGTGATCCGCATGAGCTTTGGTGATCATCTCGATGAACTTCGTAAACGGTTGCTACTGGCCATAATGGCCCCCATACCCCTGTTCATCATTGTCTTCATTTTCAGCGATGACATCATCGACTGGTTCCTCCTTCCACTCTACGCCGCACTTGAGGAAGCAGATTTACCGAAAGCAGTACAGGTACTGACACCACCTGAGTTCCTGCTCACCCAAATGAAAGTCGGATTCATCGGCGCGCTGATCCTCTCTTGTCCATGGTTATTTTGGCAAGCATGGTTATTCATTCGCCCAGGCTTGTTTCCCCATGAGCGAAGATTTGTTTACCTTTTGCTCCCAGGGAGTTGCATTCTGAGTATTGGTGGCATCGCCCTGATGTATTTCGCAATGTTGCCACTAATGCTGCGTGTCCTCATTCTATTTGGAGCTGCGTTAAACCCAAGCCCTGTTTTAGTTAACGAGGCTGTTGAGTCAGTGACCACGAGCGACTTAACAAAACTGGCTGTGGTTGAGCAAATGCCAGAGGCCGTAACGGTTGGTGATGCATGGGTGAAGATGCCTGAGCGACTTCTTCAGATTGCCCTACCGCAAACTGGGTCAGACGGAAGTACCAACGAGCTATTGATCGTTTCGGTGCCTCTGCCACAAGGATCGACTGCTATTGAGCAGCAGTTCAGACTCGCGGATTACATTAGTTTCGTTCTTGTCCTGATGCTTGGCATCTGTATTGCTTTTCAAATGCCTTTGGTCGTGATGCTTTTAGGTTGGCTCAACATCGCCTCGGCCTCCTGGTTTAAGAAACGCCGAAAGTATGCCCTCTTAGTTTGTGCGATTACCTCTGCAATTCTCACACCAGCAGATGCAATATCAATGTTCCTGATGCTGATACCTCTTTATGGTCTTTATGAATTTGGAATTGTCTTACTACAGATACTGCCTGCTCATCGAGTGATCAGTGGCAAGTTCTTTGGAAGCGTAGCCAATACCACTTCAGACGATGAGGATGAGACCGGTGACAAGTAA
- a CDS encoding DnaJ C-terminal domain-containing protein: MSDSSNYYQLLGLTSGASADEIRKAYRKLARKYHPDVNKADDAATKFSEIQEAYDVLSDAEKRKAYDRFGSSGVGVGGPRGAGGPGGWPGSAGVSSNVSSEDLESIFSEMFGGGSGVGGFGAGAPQGRRAQQGPVRGSDLKLPMNISFQTAVLGGKEEIALEQADGQRQTITVTIPAGIESNGKLRLRGHGNPGQSGGDAGDLLLAITIGAHPYFRRNGLDILLDVPISISEAALGCSVTVPLLQGSVDLKVPAGSTSGQKLRVKGQGIKSPKGTSGDFYAVIQIVAPKSLSDEARLGLEQLGKELQNPRESTLWGQSA; encoded by the coding sequence ATGTCTGATTCAAGCAACTATTACCAACTTCTGGGACTGACCAGCGGTGCCTCAGCAGATGAGATCCGTAAAGCCTATCGCAAGCTGGCGAGGAAGTACCACCCTGACGTCAACAAGGCTGATGATGCGGCCACGAAGTTTTCTGAGATTCAGGAGGCGTATGACGTACTTTCTGATGCGGAAAAACGGAAGGCCTATGACCGCTTCGGAAGTAGCGGTGTTGGAGTCGGTGGACCACGTGGGGCAGGTGGGCCAGGTGGTTGGCCAGGCAGTGCAGGTGTTTCCTCGAATGTAAGTTCAGAAGATCTAGAGAGTATTTTCTCAGAGATGTTTGGCGGCGGTTCTGGTGTCGGTGGTTTTGGTGCAGGTGCACCTCAAGGTCGCCGGGCGCAACAAGGGCCAGTAAGAGGTAGTGATCTTAAACTGCCAATGAACATTAGTTTTCAGACAGCGGTACTGGGAGGCAAGGAAGAGATTGCACTGGAGCAAGCCGATGGGCAGCGACAGACGATTACGGTCACGATTCCTGCGGGTATTGAATCCAATGGGAAACTTCGATTGCGGGGGCACGGTAACCCGGGTCAATCTGGTGGTGATGCAGGAGATTTGCTCCTAGCAATTACTATTGGTGCTCATCCCTACTTTCGGCGTAATGGGCTGGACATTCTTTTGGATGTACCGATTAGCATTAGTGAGGCGGCATTGGGATGTTCAGTAACAGTGCCACTATTGCAAGGGTCGGTTGATTTGAAAGTTCCAGCAGGCTCTACAAGCGGTCAGAAGTTGCGTGTGAAGGGACAAGGCATAAAATCGCCTAAAGGTACTTCAGGGGATTTCTACGCGGTAATACAGATTGTGGCTCCCAAATCACTTAGTGATGAGGCGCGTCTAGGGCTTGAGCAGCTTGGTAAAGAGTTGCAAAATCCGCGGGAATCGACACTATGGGGGCAATCTGCTTAG
- a CDS encoding bifunctional nuclease family protein: MPVQMELSRILIREMADIQIIELSEIGGERTFPIVIGLPEAFAIERRLKGIKIPRPQTHDLLASTIKFLGAQLHDIHINDLNDGTFFAQIRLKHEGEVVEIDSRPSDAIALGVSEGVPIYVAEHVLDQIEAEKGEEPPFEIDIDEDEGDW; the protein is encoded by the coding sequence ATGCCGGTGCAGATGGAACTTTCTCGCATTCTCATTCGTGAGATGGCAGATATACAGATCATTGAGCTCAGTGAGATTGGTGGGGAACGTACGTTCCCTATTGTTATTGGGCTCCCAGAGGCGTTCGCGATTGAGCGGCGGCTCAAGGGCATTAAAATTCCCAGGCCCCAAACGCACGATCTTCTGGCCTCCACCATCAAGTTCCTTGGTGCCCAGCTGCATGACATCCACATTAATGACCTTAATGATGGAACGTTCTTTGCGCAAATTCGCTTGAAACACGAAGGAGAGGTTGTCGAGATTGACTCTCGCCCCTCAGATGCAATCGCATTGGGTGTTTCGGAAGGCGTACCTATCTATGTGGCTGAACATGTCCTTGACCAGATTGAAGCGGAAAAGGGTGAAGAGCCTCCCTTCGAGATTGACATCGATGAAGATGAGGGCGACTGGTAG
- a CDS encoding undecaprenyl-phosphate glucose phosphotransferase translates to MLQRHNTLFRNVLMAIDLCVVAVAAVSTYFIRFDLLASAVPPTGANWSYGTDAIPVVGAIPMMFIAMVWAGLYRPRRDQAFYREAASVTRACVIGVALSIAFISFFSKVLFGSIDPSRVQWLIFGLAVWLLLLSWRYVFRVSLRYLRRRGWNLRHVAIIGTGRLGQSVCYNLRQNTWTGLTPLFFISHQEENLRTQCMGLPVMGSIKSLDEVLGDATISGILIAVPAKQGADIPELLSSLSRYSFDVRVVPDVNPKHMPLNMSISDLDGMPILSVRESPLAGWGAITKRVIDLVGGVLALAIFALPMLVIAACIRFSGGPIFFRQERMSMNGKRFNILKFRTMNETDASSQSSRDAGRGELAWTRANDDRITTIGKLLRKTSLDELPQLFNVLSGHMSLVGPRPERPELILGFRDDWQGYMLRHHVKSGMTGWAQVNGLRGNSSLRKRLQYDLYYVANWTPLFDVRILWMTVFRGFINSNAI, encoded by the coding sequence ATGCTGCAGCGACACAATACGTTATTCCGGAATGTCTTAATGGCTATTGATCTTTGTGTCGTGGCCGTTGCAGCTGTGAGTACCTACTTTATTCGTTTTGACTTACTCGCGAGCGCTGTGCCTCCGACGGGGGCAAATTGGTCCTACGGCACCGACGCGATTCCAGTCGTAGGCGCTATCCCCATGATGTTCATTGCGATGGTTTGGGCTGGTTTGTACCGCCCACGCCGCGACCAGGCATTCTACCGAGAAGCGGCGAGCGTCACGAGAGCGTGTGTTATTGGCGTTGCTCTTTCTATTGCATTCATCAGTTTCTTTAGCAAAGTGCTCTTTGGGTCAATTGATCCCAGCCGTGTTCAGTGGTTGATCTTTGGATTGGCTGTTTGGTTATTACTGCTTTCCTGGCGTTATGTCTTTCGTGTTTCTCTACGTTACTTACGCCGGCGGGGTTGGAATCTGCGGCATGTGGCGATTATTGGCACAGGACGTTTGGGTCAATCTGTGTGCTACAATCTTCGACAAAACACTTGGACCGGACTTACGCCACTGTTCTTCATTAGTCATCAAGAAGAAAATCTGCGAACACAATGTATGGGTTTGCCTGTCATGGGTTCGATTAAGTCACTCGATGAGGTCCTCGGTGATGCCACAATCTCAGGCATTCTCATCGCGGTCCCGGCAAAGCAAGGGGCTGATATTCCTGAGCTGCTTTCCAGCCTGAGCCGCTATTCCTTCGACGTTCGGGTGGTGCCGGACGTTAATCCAAAGCATATGCCTTTGAATATGTCGATTAGTGATCTTGACGGCATGCCGATTCTGTCTGTGCGAGAGTCACCGTTGGCTGGCTGGGGTGCTATTACGAAACGAGTGATTGATCTGGTTGGCGGCGTTTTAGCATTAGCTATATTTGCTTTGCCAATGTTGGTTATCGCAGCATGCATCCGCTTTTCGGGCGGCCCAATCTTCTTCCGCCAAGAGCGAATGAGCATGAATGGGAAGCGATTTAATATTCTCAAATTCAGAACGATGAATGAGACAGACGCGAGTAGTCAGTCGAGTCGAGATGCTGGGCGCGGAGAATTGGCATGGACACGAGCGAATGATGATCGCATTACGACGATTGGCAAGTTGCTTCGAAAGACCAGTCTCGACGAGCTTCCCCAGCTATTCAATGTTCTTAGCGGACATATGTCGCTTGTTGGCCCCCGGCCTGAGCGCCCTGAGTTAATACTCGGATTTCGTGATGACTGGCAGGGCTACATGCTTCGTCACCATGTTAAGAGCGGGATGACCGGCTGGGCACAAGTCAATGGCCTACGAGGTAACTCCAGCCTACGTAAACGTCTGCAGTATGACCTCTACTACGTCGCAAACTGGACGCCTCTGTTTGATGTTCGGATTCTTTGGATGACCGTCTTCCGCGGCTTCATAAATTCCAATGCGATATGA
- a CDS encoding nucleoside deaminase: protein MTSNAESITTFDLAMMERAIELGRQGSLKGEIPVGAVVYRDQEIISEAHNLRETMHDPSAHAERLAITEAGQKLKTWRLTDCSLAVTLEPCPMCAGLLVNARLHRLVYGATDPKAGACDTLYNIPSDKRLNHAVEVYGGIMADQCADLLRSFFLERR from the coding sequence GTGACAAGTAATGCGGAAAGCATCACGACATTCGATCTAGCCATGATGGAGCGGGCAATTGAACTTGGCCGGCAAGGCAGTCTCAAGGGTGAGATTCCCGTGGGCGCGGTGGTCTACCGCGACCAAGAGATCATTTCTGAAGCTCACAATCTTCGTGAAACAATGCATGATCCAAGTGCTCATGCTGAACGTCTCGCGATCACTGAAGCTGGCCAGAAGCTCAAAACCTGGCGACTCACCGACTGTTCGTTGGCGGTCACGCTTGAGCCGTGCCCCATGTGCGCGGGTCTACTGGTGAATGCTCGACTTCATCGCCTTGTTTATGGTGCCACCGATCCAAAAGCTGGTGCCTGCGACACGCTCTATAACATACCAAGCGATAAAAGGCTTAATCATGCTGTAGAAGTATATGGTGGGATCATGGCTGATCAATGTGCAGATCTTCTGCGTTCTTTTTTCTTGGAGCGCCGGTAA
- a CDS encoding tRNA pseudouridine(13) synthase TruD, which translates to MEQQKKQSHRPSDVASDGEPIGGVFKQRPSDFIVEELPLYEAKGEGEHLYLQVEKTNLSHEAMVGALMRQFNVPRQAIGTAGRKDKKAVTRQWVSVHLHKDPSTLEPHHEAIAFLEVTRHVNKLRLGHLRGNRFYIRLRGIELEDVSQIRNLLASMVANGLPNYFDEQRFGARGINHLLGRALITKDSTQLVRLLTESEDIEQWPIHSPERLAANWLEKGKSAGQIVARLGQQTRQFWISSLQSAVFNRVLERRVCENSLIRLYEGDLAWKHEGGSVFAVTGETLQDPQIAKRLADFEISPSGPMWGSRMTRCGELIDEIERGCLKEFALIPEQFSKLGRSVSGARRPLRVAVGRATADASEDEHGKLIGLSFELPPGSYATVVLRAITGAPRKKNAEDLHIDQP; encoded by the coding sequence ATGGAACAACAAAAAAAGCAGAGTCATAGGCCAAGTGATGTTGCGTCCGATGGTGAGCCTATTGGTGGTGTTTTTAAGCAACGTCCAAGTGACTTTATAGTCGAGGAATTGCCGCTCTATGAAGCCAAAGGTGAGGGCGAACATCTCTATCTTCAAGTTGAGAAAACCAATCTGAGCCATGAGGCGATGGTGGGGGCGCTTATGCGTCAATTTAATGTGCCTCGTCAGGCAATTGGAACGGCAGGGCGAAAGGATAAAAAAGCAGTTACGAGACAGTGGGTTTCGGTTCATCTACACAAAGACCCAAGCACACTGGAACCCCATCATGAGGCCATTGCGTTTCTTGAAGTAACCCGGCATGTCAATAAGCTTCGTCTAGGTCATCTCAGGGGCAATCGGTTTTATATTCGGCTTCGTGGGATAGAACTTGAAGACGTATCGCAGATAAGAAATCTTTTGGCATCAATGGTTGCCAATGGCCTACCAAACTATTTTGATGAACAGCGATTTGGCGCCCGTGGAATCAACCACTTGTTGGGAAGAGCTTTGATTACAAAGGACTCAACTCAGTTAGTGCGTTTGCTTACAGAATCTGAAGATATTGAACAGTGGCCGATTCACAGTCCTGAGAGGCTTGCAGCAAACTGGCTCGAGAAAGGAAAAAGTGCAGGTCAGATTGTGGCTCGCCTTGGTCAGCAGACACGCCAATTCTGGATAAGCTCGCTCCAGTCGGCAGTTTTTAATCGGGTTCTAGAGCGGCGTGTTTGTGAGAATTCGCTTATCAGGCTCTATGAGGGGGATCTCGCTTGGAAGCATGAGGGTGGGAGTGTCTTTGCTGTGACTGGCGAGACTTTACAAGACCCGCAGATTGCGAAACGACTTGCTGATTTTGAAATTTCTCCAAGTGGACCTATGTGGGGAAGTCGGATGACAAGATGCGGCGAACTCATTGATGAAATTGAACGAGGGTGCCTAAAAGAATTTGCACTGATTCCAGAGCAATTTAGCAAATTGGGGCGATCGGTTTCTGGTGCCCGTCGTCCACTTCGGGTTGCTGTTGGACGGGCAACTGCTGACGCATCTGAAGATGAACATGGAAAACTCATTGGGCTGTCATTTGAATTACCGCCAGGTAGCTATGCAACGGTTGTTCTTCGAGCAATTACCGGCGCTCCAAGAAAAAAGAACGCAGAAGATCTGCACATTGATCAGCCATGA
- the metK gene encoding methionine adenosyltransferase, translated as MATDHTFFTSESVSQGHPDKMADQISDAILDDLLQQDPNSRVACETLVTTGLAVIAGEISSHGYCDIPKVVREVVDSIGYNDPEIGFDAGSCAVLVSIDPQSDNISQGVDSDRGLHKEQGAGDQGLMFGFACSETESLMPLTIDLSHRLVARQEQVRNEGIIPHLRPDAKSQVTVEYDGLKPVKVQTVVLSTQHGPHWSENQDELRSQVIEHIIKPTLGDWWHDGITTHINPTGCFETGGPQGDCGLTGRKIIVDTYGGRGRHGGGAFSGKDPSKVDRSGAYMARYIAKNIVAADLAESCEVQLSYAIGVPNPTSINVNCYGTGKVSDATLVSLIEDNFELTPYGIIESLDLLKPIYRVTSHHGHFGRTPGEGVKHSFTWEQTDKAEALRNAAGTTVGKPVGTS; from the coding sequence ATGGCTACAGACCACACATTTTTCACTTCCGAATCGGTTTCACAGGGACACCCCGACAAAATGGCCGACCAGATCTCCGACGCTATTTTGGATGATCTACTTCAACAGGATCCGAATTCACGCGTCGCCTGCGAGACGTTAGTCACAACTGGGCTTGCAGTGATTGCTGGTGAAATCTCATCACATGGTTACTGCGACATACCAAAGGTCGTCCGTGAAGTCGTTGACTCTATTGGTTATAACGATCCGGAAATTGGATTCGATGCTGGCAGCTGCGCGGTTTTAGTCTCTATTGATCCACAGTCAGACAATATCAGCCAGGGTGTCGACTCTGATCGTGGCTTGCACAAAGAACAGGGAGCAGGCGATCAAGGGCTCATGTTTGGATTTGCTTGTAGTGAAACTGAATCACTCATGCCACTGACAATTGACTTGTCACACCGCTTAGTGGCTAGACAAGAGCAGGTACGAAACGAAGGCATCATTCCACACCTTCGCCCTGATGCGAAGTCTCAGGTCACCGTTGAGTATGACGGCCTCAAACCTGTAAAAGTACAAACCGTTGTGCTTTCTACACAGCATGGGCCACACTGGTCTGAAAATCAGGACGAACTACGTAGTCAAGTCATTGAACACATCATTAAGCCAACACTTGGAGATTGGTGGCACGACGGTATCACGACGCACATCAATCCAACAGGATGCTTTGAAACAGGTGGGCCTCAGGGTGACTGCGGCCTCACTGGCCGTAAGATCATTGTGGACACCTATGGAGGTCGAGGTCGACATGGTGGCGGCGCTTTTTCTGGCAAAGATCCGTCCAAAGTAGATCGCAGTGGCGCCTACATGGCTCGTTATATTGCCAAGAACATTGTTGCAGCGGACCTCGCTGAAAGTTGTGAAGTACAACTGAGCTACGCCATCGGCGTACCTAATCCCACATCGATCAATGTCAATTGCTATGGCACAGGCAAAGTCTCCGACGCCACGCTGGTAAGCTTGATTGAAGACAACTTTGAACTCACGCCGTATGGGATTATTGAATCACTCGACTTACTTAAACCAATCTATCGTGTGACATCTCACCATGGCCACTTTGGTAGAACTCCAGGGGAAGGTGTTAAGCACAGCTTTACCTGGGAACAAACCGACAAAGCTGAGGCCCTTCGAAACGCTGCAGGCACAACAGTAGGTAAGCCTGTTGGCACGTCCTGA